The nucleotide sequence CATGttgtattttaaataattagtATTATATTACATATTTATCtccattattttttatgttgtCATGGTAAATTTTATAAACAAACCAAGGCACTGTGCTaagatttgaaaagttgagGTAGGTATGGTATCAATTGAAAAGTGCTGAAGAATTTGTATTTATTGTATATATTATGTGTCATTATTACctaatgtattatttttatattaaaaatgaatttttctaccGCGTTTGttgattgttaattttttcagaacacTTAATACGATTAAACACAGAACAAGTTTTCGTTGGAATTTTCATGTCTCGGTTATTTCGCGCCTTCCAAATAAGTAAAATATCGATCGATCGATTTCGCTTCGCAGATATTTTCCATGAAACGAACAGAATACACTTGATACTTTATAGAGGAAAGAAGTACGAAATTATCAACTCTCAAATAGAATCCATAAAGCGCATActcataaaaatcgatttttgtcaGTTTACTCTGAAACGCAACAatataaagttgatttttcattcattcatgttgattaaaatattatattttcgaggtttttGGAAGTCAGATGACTGAAATTTCAGTTTATCGCTTTTTGTAGGTATTCGTTAAAAATGCCATAAACCTACAGAGATATTTCATTTGGGTGATCAAGCTGGTGCATATAAATACTGAGAAGTATGTCGGCATGTTGTCATAATTTTAGGAATCTGTTATTGCAGATGGGAAGCGACGGAGATGATTTGTGTAGTCAATTTAGTCGATATATATCACCAGCGTATCACCACGATAAATGCGAAAGGTACCTTTTTATGATCAAATATCGATGAATTATAATTAAGGTTATTGTAAtttctttcaatgttttgtCTACGTCTAGGTGCGTACAAATGAGACTGTATTCTATGAATAAGGGCGAGATTACATTTGTATATTTTATATTCATTATACTGTGGTTACTTGCCTTAATAATCGGATTATCGGGTGAGTGTGAAACATACTTACGAAGATAGGTATCAAGTTTAATCCCACTAAAACATATTGTGAAGGATGTGCATCTTTTTCAGGTCCTCCAATCGAATACACTAGTTATAGAAATATCTCAGAATCAACCACTTCGGCTATATTTGGTCAAAATGGGCTTGAACATGGAGGGCCATTCAACTTGACTACACCACCTTTGACGAGATATAACAAACAATTATGGTTATTCGCTATTTTACATACAGAAAATGTAGATGGTAGGTTTACCCGGGCACCCTTCCCCGGTAGCGATAATTTTCACTGCCCACGAGGAATATTTCAATCAATCGTTTGACGATGGTCTGCTTTTTTGCTTTTACAGATGAAGTATATGCTGAGAATATGTTATTGAGTGTTTCCGCGATTGGATTACGTTCGTCGCAAGACGATCAAAGTATTCAtggtgaaaatcaaaatgatacTTCAGCTATATtccaaaaatatactttcaaGAATAGGTGAGAGTAAATCCTTTATTTCAAATCTGACTATTTTgattagttacctacctacttatatcaattaatttttcattaattttatattttccagAACGAGGCACGTGCAATGCAATAAACGTATCTGCGATCCTATCATGGTAGCTCATTTGGGTTTTATTAAATTCGTCCGGTATAGATTCTATGTCAAGTTTCATCATTTGGAAAGTTTTCATAGAAAGTATACAATTAAACAAGTCACATTCGTGGTACGTAACCGATGAAATACGAATCTAAGTAATGGATTAAGAAAATAGGTGCCTATTCAGAATACCTATATAGCTTTGGATTTCAGTTTAGAAGTTACACTCCTGAATATACCCAGATTGAGATGTCATTTCGAATTATTTATGTGATTATGACGTTCTTTGCTACAGTGAGTATTCATAGTCCAACATTTTATTCGTGATTTTATAATATGACGCTTAGGTATGAATAAATAACTTGTGTTTTATTACAGTTATGGTTCGGAAATTCTTTGCGAAAATATGCAATTAGCGATTGGGCCTACGAGCAAAAATGGCTGATGATATTATTacctttattattattttacgaTGGTgagtctttttgaaaaaaatttctctaccTACGAGTAAACTCGGATCCATTAGGTAAGTCCATCAATAAGATCTTGATAGACTACACTGCTCTGAGCCCgattttgaaccccccccccccctaaccaaaatttcagttgcccaaattgatttttcaactttttacgaatttttgaaaactaatatATATGACCGTTTTTGACGAATTacacttttatatttttttttctaaatgcatatttactaaaaattatggaaattaattttgaatgcAACATCAACTCcctcaaaccaaatttcaccatttctgaccattctggagtctcctgcgcgattttcaatttctccagagggagtggaaattaatttgggcagctaaaaattgaattcattccAGAAGGCCGCCtaaaaatctgctcaaatgtgaataaatccGTCAAATAGGCAGAGGATACAGCCTCAGCCCGATTTTCAGTTGAACAAATTgacttgtgaaaaatttttaaatcgctctggaggcttcagaatggccagaaatgatgaaattcggttcgaggGAGCTGCTATTACTTTCAggactaatttcaataatttttagtgaatacGTACCTATGcgtgtattttcaattttttttttttttttttttgtcaaatataaTTTGCTAAaggagtcaattttgaatttccaaaaataaaaatccaaacattATCAATTAAtctgggcagctaaaattttaattatgggGGTTTCAGCCCATGTTGTTTCCAGAAATCCCGGTACCGTTCGAATTGGAATTGCCCATGAGCTGAGATGATTCACGATTctcaaatttgatggaaatgtTTCGATTGCAGGTCCCACATACTCCATGACTACGCTTTGTGATCACTGGCTGATCGGTTTAATTGAAAGTGTTTCTCAAATAACATTTTTAGCTGGAACAACTCTATTTAATTTATGTATCTATCACGCTTTTAGACAGGTAACCATATTTTGAACTCGATTGGGGAATAAATaataatctatttttttcaatattcactcacctacctattcattttgTTACAGAATGAAAGACGTTTTATACCATTTTACTTGGAAAAAGTTGTGATTGTTTTCGTATTATGGGCGCTCTCCGTGACGATTGCTTACTATCAAAAAGTTTACGAATATTTGGATTACAGCTTTAGTTTCAAGTTGGATTCAGTTGTTTATCAGGTACCTAAATCTACTTCTACttgtgctgaaattttttgtttctgcgaAATGAACATGATTAAGTTAATGATTCACTGATATTTACTTCAAatgttgatattatttttacagACGATTACGAAATGGTGGGTTTTGTTCGTGGTATTCTACATGATTTATCTTCTCCTATCTATGCTGAAAGCCTACACCGATCTCCGAACTATGCCATTTTtcggtaaaaataaaatcacgaatcgttgaaaaacttgaaaagaggAAAAGTAAAagttaatattttgaattactCAATGTGGATCATTTTAGATAAACGTCTCAGATTCGCAACCACGAACGTAGCAGTTTTAGGAACGATTTGGTATGGTACTTGGAGCCTAGATTACGGAATTACTGGTATCCTCGAAGATCGATATACAGCCGATATAAAAGACAAACAATCACATTCTACATCTGTGACATTCATGGCATTATACGCTTCGCTCAATTTTTACGTTTATCTAATGGTGTACGTTTACTCTCCCGcacaaaaatcaatatttgGTAAGTAGAGCTAGTTTTTATAAACGTTTACCTtgacttttcattttaaaaaatatttttcttcacaGAAAACGTCGTAATGAAAGACAATCCGACGTTTTCGATGATTAACGATTCTGACGAAGATGATATTACAACGACGATTCTACCTTCTGAAGCGAGAACAGTTACCGACAAACTATCTTTATACGCGTCCGAAGATGACGAAGAAGGGGATAGTCTTTGTCCGCTGAACAGAGCCAATGCACAGAATCGAACCGATGAAAGtgattgaattgtttttttacaTTGATGACGTTTTTGAAGGTTGTGTCGGGGAATATCGCGTGACGCGTTTTTCATTTTCCTAAATTTATCTCAATTCTGTTTATACGAaacgattttataattttgatcatTCCTACGAGTAATAATAAATATTGAAGCTTAAAAACGAGTTGGAAAGTTAAAACCATATAATGAGTATTGGTAAACAATTAAAATAAGCGTACAATAGGTTACTTAAAGTTCCATTAAAAACTACAcctatcaaattaaaaaattataaagaagcAACGTTTCCAAATGCAAAATTCGGATCAACGAGTTTGTAATTGGAATGCATacctattcgtttttttttcataaattacaaAACTTGAACCACTTTTTGTGTATCGGCAACTTTAATGGAATTTAAAGCGATACCTTCCACACTGAAAATAATCAAGATATTGCACAAATTAATTCTCAGCGTCAAGTTTCTGACAGAAAATCATAAATGAAATATACCTGTTGAAAAACTCCATAGAAGTGGTGCATTTGTTAGACGCAGAATCATCTCTGAATTGTATCGGAACGCTATTAGTTTCACTCAAATCGCAATTCTCCACCACCATTTCACAGCCGTTTtcaatctagaaaaaaaaagctcgataACACTCTAATCGTATCAACAATCATtaaagttataaaaatatttactgACGAACCTTGAGGCAAACATCATTATTCTGAAAAGTACAATCCATAAGATGTAACGTTGCTCCTTTCATGCATAAAATAGCGACGTTGAAACCTTCGAAGTTACATTTAGAAGCAACCAGAGTACCCTTCGAGTGAACAGTAATTGCGCTCATGGaactcgtattcgtatttttgaaaaatatcgaatctAAAAACGTGGTCCCTTTGACAGCTATAGCAGTTCTGGAAGATTGTACTTCGATTGTAAGATCATTCATAACGATGTTATCTCCGATGCTTTCAAAAAGACACCAATGCGAACGAGCATCGGTAATTTTTGGCATGTTCTTCGGACCAAAACCTCTGATGGTAACGTTATGACCAAGGTGTTCGTTTCCAGAGACTGATTGTGAACTGGGCGCGACAAAAATCGTATCACCTTGAATGTAATAGAGTAATGCTTCTCTCAACGTGTTTGTAGTtcgtctgaaaaaaataaaacgtttgaaattttcttcgaatGAGCAATTCGTACTGAAATTATCGGTGGAGTTGTTTACTTGTATAATTCTGTTTCAGAACACAGCTTCGCAGCTTGATCGGCGTACTGGGCGAACTCAAACATAGAACATTCTGGTACCACTACAGCGATTCCttttgtgtggtgctttttttgaatgtctgcgTTCAAGGATTTCCTGCAGTAAAATTTCCATTATTATGTAACCGAACATATTCGAGtttgaaaactataaaattaCCTCAAATCAGGATTTTCCCAATGTAGTAGCTTTTTCTTGATAGAATATAATTCTTCGGTTAGctcaatcaattttacaacGCGAGAATCCTCTAATGATTCCGGATCGTGAACGCCATCAAGCTCGTTTTGTATATCTTCTATGCTGTTGTACACTTCTTTAcctttttctatcaaaaatttgatagttTTTGCGCTCACGTAATGCATATTCCCGTTCAGCATAtcataaaatctgaaattaagaCGCTACATAAATAATTCAGCCTAACGTACTacgaaaaataatgaatgtACTTACAATTTTAATCTGAACAGGAAATGTAACTCTATCCAGTTCTCCGTAGCACTATCTTCATCGTCCCATGGCCACCATAagtggttaaaaaaaaatctacaacaGTTCGTCATCAATATacgatttcatttcaaatcaaatttatacCAAAATACACACCTGTAGCTATCCAAACACTCAGCGGTGATACTGAAATCAGGACCTTCGTAATCTTGATTAAGGGTAATGTATAACTCTTTCAAAGGCACGTCATTCACTTTAGCCGGTATTTTATTCGATTCTTCGACATCTTCAACTTCTACGACGGTAACGTTTGCGGTCAATTCGTTAAAATCTATGTAATCGACCTGAAACTCTTCTTAATTTAGTCTAATGCGAACACACGTAGAATAAATGACAGTAAAACGTGTATTACCGTGACTACAACGATGGCAGGAAATGTTACTTTTAGTTCATTACAACACCTTCTAGACATATACCACAATGCTTTCCAACCAACGGGCTCGATGGATAATTCCAAATAATTTGACCATATTCTTGATATCTGAGGAACAGATGAGGTATCTTCGGTATCGAGAAGAATGGTATTCAAATTATCCAGTCGCTCTTCGTaagttttattgaatttataCACCTCGGAATCCATTTTAAAAGTATACCTGCAACagaaagttgaacattttttaattataattgaTAAATCAAGTTGACCGGGTGAACTTTACGTACCTTGTGTTTTAACGTTTAAAACCGAGCGAAGACTTGGATATGCACGTAAGGTATTCACATACGATATATTAAGTATTCAAtgcttagttttttttcagttcactgCATTAGAAtctcgtaaaaattgaaaagattaattttctcataaaacaaacgcataaaatcaactttgattacaaataaatatggcgcgaatgtgaaattttttatcacaccTTCGTTTCAGAGTACCCGGATATATAAAACGACCAGCTAAAAAACCCGCAATTtcgatatgtaggtacataaccTACCTAATGGAACAGCCAATCAGAAACGAGTAAATGAAAAACCGACCAGAAATTCACCAGGCTCAGCGCAAAATGCACGTTGATTTATTTTGATCGGCTGATCCGGCTGGTCAATTTCCTCCGTTGATCTGGAaacttttgtacaaaatttcaaaaaaatgcgacAAGTTTGTCTTGTCTTTTGTCATTTTATGTAACTGCGTCGTATTTGAGCTATTTCGCTTTTAAATCGTATGCTTTGTTGATGTGCGAATGTTCGATGTGTCGCCGTTTTGTGTAATGAACTTTTAAACTTTCATCATTCGAATCGGTTTTTGGTTCAGCTCAACTGTTCACCACTGTGGTAAGTTATTCTTCATGTTTCATAAATATTTCACTTAGCTTATTGCAGCCATCAGCTCTACATTATTTGAGGAATACGCCTCTCACAGTGGAAACACATTGTTTCCAGCTCACGTTCTATACGAATTATCGTTTTCAGGTGGAATGCTGACGAAATTGTTTAGTGTTTCGGCTAATTTGGTGACTTCGGCTCAATTTCGTCTCGTTTCGCGGTATTTTGTTGAGACGAGAAAGTTCGCGATGTGTTCTGTACTAACAGACAAATTCAAAGATCAGGCCATTCAGTGTTCTACGAAGGAGCCTATTCCTGCCGAAGAAACATTCGTGCTGTATAAAGAGCAAGATTATCCACTGTTTTCAGATCAACCAGATCCTGAGGTGAGTGTATTATCATAGATGTACAGAACGCTGTCGATGGCCATTGTGCCGGTAGATGAGTTCATGTTCTTGCTTATTCTGTGTTTCTCAGAGAGTTTATTTATTAACATATCACATAAGGTTTAGCATCTTCTGAGCACGTATAATTTCACGTAATAATGTATTATATCGAACCGAAGCACTCTGGTATGCTACACATAATGGtcagaaatctcaaattttatcgCAGTAGCTCTCCTAAACGCCCATTTCAGAAAATATCATGCTTATCTGCCGATCGTAAGAATTATTTGTATTGGTACGTCGAAACACATAGTTAGCTACGTGAAGGAGGGAATATACACCGGTGCGTCGCGATGTCAGCGTCGAGACGCTCGGTGAGAGACGGCGGTGGTTACCGAAAGGCGAGATGGTTTGGTGTATCATCAACAGTTTGCGTTCGACTTGCCAGCTGTAAGTACTCTCGTGTCGAGTTTTTCGGCGAGTTggctatttttttcgaaaatattttaatcgagTCATTCCTAGTGTGTTTTTTGTcttagttgtaattttttttgtaaaaatttaacgcgttatttggtgaaaaaaaattacgtatggTTAATTTTATTCGCGGgtgaaaactaattttttcgtgaggtatttttatattttgtgtaTTACGTGAATACGTAAAAAAGGTATTGACGATTAATTTCGAGTCGAATTGATAATGTAAACCATAGAATTAATTCGTGGATTTCTGATTAAGATTTTAGTAATGTTTGGTGATGATATTGTTGGAGGAATAGATTTACGTTTACGTATCTCATGTAtcgtattttaaattgaaagtttgatgcaattttaatttttttgtccaatttttacGATAAAGAAACAAATTCAAGTTTATAATTTCTCTTAACACTCtttcatgaaaatcaattttccaatttttgtatgTTCTTTCTcgcttgaaatttcatcgaaaaatttcaaaatccttcTATTACCTGTTAAGTATCAATTTAATTCGACTCGAAatctaatcaattttgaatttcagccatCCGATCGTTGTTCGCTGTACTACTTCGCGTTTagtgatattttgaaaacacgcgtatttaattttacaaattggcTGCAATTTCTTAGCCTTTTTATTTACCACCCCCACCGCCCCATAATGCACCATCCGAATGGCGCGTGGGTTACGTTGCCTTGGGGATTACCGTTCCAGAAACTGGTTGCGGTTCCGTTCCCGGTACAGCATCCGTACCACGCTTTGCAAACCGCTCCGGCGACCGGACCTTTGATAACATTACATCCAACTGCCCCAGGAGCGCCTCAAGCTACCGCTACAGCTTTACCAACTGCCATACAAACATTTGTACCGGCTGCTTTCTCCTTACAGCCCCCTCAACCGTTGACTATTCGTCAGGTAAAGTCTTTTCTGAGTTTTGTACGAGGTAGATTTATTAGCTATACGTATGATTATGTTTGGATTTTGGGCATATGCTTTGTATCTTCTCTGAGGAGAGTTGAGTTGCAGACAACATTTCGACTCCTCTGTTCTTATGAGAAACTTCTCTACCTTTCACCTGCAACTCTTCGGCCAGGAATTTGAAGCATATGATATAGTTCTCGTAAATAATGTCTATTT is from Planococcus citri chromosome 1, ihPlaCitr1.1, whole genome shotgun sequence and encodes:
- the nesd gene encoding protein nessun dorma, with amino-acid sequence MDSEVYKFNKTYEERLDNLNTILLDTEDTSSVPQISRIWSNYLELSIEPVGWKALWYMSRRCCNELKVTFPAIVVVTVDYIDFNELTANVTVVEVEDVEESNKIPAKVNDVPLKELYITLNQDYEGPDFSITAECLDSYRFFFNHLWWPWDDEDSATENWIELHFLFRLKLFYDMLNGNMHYVSAKTIKFLIEKGKEVYNSIEDIQNELDGVHDPESLEDSRVVKLIELTEELYSIKKKLLHWENPDLRKSLNADIQKKHHTKGIAVVVPECSMFEFAQYADQAAKLCSETELYKRTTNTLREALLYYIQGDTIFVAPSSQSVSGNEHLGHNVTIRGFGPKNMPKITDARSHWCLFESIGDNIVMNDLTIEVQSSRTAIAVKGTTFLDSIFFKNTNTSSMSAITVHSKGTLVASKCNFEGFNVAILCMKGATLHLMDCTFQNNDVCLKIENGCEMVVENCDLSETNSVPIQFRDDSASNKCTTSMEFFNSVEGIALNSIKVADTQKVVQVL
- the LOC135833023 gene encoding transmembrane protein 181 — its product is MSACCHNFRNLLLQMGSDGDDLCSQFSRYISPAYHHDKCERCVQMRLYSMNKGEITFVYFIFIILWLLALIIGLSGPPIEYTSYRNISESTTSAIFGQNGLEHGGPFNLTTPPLTRYNKQLWLFAILHTENVDDEVYAENMLLSVSAIGLRSSQDDQSIHGENQNDTSAIFQKYTFKNRTRHVQCNKRICDPIMVAHLGFIKFVRYRFYVKFHHLESFHRKYTIKQVTFVFRSYTPEYTQIEMSFRIIYVIMTFFATLWFGNSLRKYAISDWAYEQKWLMILLPLLLFYDGPTYSMTTLCDHWLIGLIESVSQITFLAGTTLFNLCIYHAFRQNERRFIPFYLEKVVIVFVLWALSVTIAYYQKVYEYLDYSFSFKLDSVVYQTITKWWVLFVVFYMIYLLLSMLKAYTDLRTMPFFDKRLRFATTNVAVLGTIWYGTWSLDYGITGILEDRYTADIKDKQSHSTSVTFMALYASLNFYVYLMVYVYSPAQKSIFENVVMKDNPTFSMINDSDEDDITTTILPSEARTVTDKLSLYASEDDEEGDSLCPLNRANAQNRTDESD